A section of the Cryobacterium soli genome encodes:
- the hemL gene encoding glutamate-1-semialdehyde 2,1-aminomutase has product MTRTTHNDELFARAQLSIPGGVNSPVRAFRSVGGTPLFLVKAQGAYVFDSDGRDYVDLVSSWGPAILGHAHPAVVAAVQEAAALGLSFGASTPGETVLAELIKSRVGAIEKLRLVSTGTEATMTAIRLARGFTQRDLLIKFAGHYHGHSDGLLAEAGSGLATLSLPGSAGVTAATAGQTLVLPYNDLDAVRAAFEAYPGQIAAVITEAAAANMGVVAPDAGFNAALSDLAHEHGALFIVDEVLTGFRVNPGGYWALQADEGETYTPDLFTYGKVIGGGLPVAALGGRADVMDFLAPAGPVYQAGTLSGNPVAVAAGIATLTAADAAVYSRLDDTAELLSEAVSSALFAEGVAHSVQHAGNLFSFVFGQEAAVTPPRSYAEVQRQEAYRYAPFFHSMLDQGVSLPPSVFEAWFVSAAHDGDAIGRTLEALPAAAKAAAEARPTA; this is encoded by the coding sequence ATGACCCGCACCACGCACAACGACGAGCTGTTCGCCCGCGCCCAGCTCTCCATCCCCGGCGGCGTCAACTCACCGGTGCGGGCCTTCCGCTCGGTCGGCGGCACCCCGCTGTTCCTGGTGAAGGCGCAGGGCGCCTACGTCTTCGACTCCGACGGCCGCGACTACGTCGACCTGGTCAGCTCCTGGGGCCCGGCGATCCTCGGCCACGCGCACCCCGCCGTGGTCGCCGCCGTGCAAGAGGCCGCCGCGCTCGGCCTCTCCTTCGGCGCCTCCACCCCCGGCGAGACCGTGCTGGCCGAGCTGATCAAGAGTCGGGTGGGCGCGATCGAGAAGCTCCGGCTGGTCTCCACCGGCACCGAGGCCACCATGACAGCCATCCGCCTTGCCCGCGGGTTCACCCAGCGTGACCTGCTGATCAAGTTCGCCGGCCACTACCACGGACACTCCGACGGCCTGCTGGCCGAGGCCGGGAGCGGCCTGGCCACGCTCTCGCTGCCCGGCTCAGCCGGCGTCACCGCGGCCACCGCCGGGCAGACGCTGGTGCTGCCGTACAACGATCTCGACGCCGTGCGCGCCGCCTTCGAGGCCTACCCAGGCCAGATCGCCGCGGTGATCACCGAGGCCGCGGCCGCGAACATGGGTGTCGTGGCCCCGGATGCCGGCTTCAACGCGGCGCTGTCCGACCTCGCCCACGAGCACGGCGCGCTGTTCATCGTCGACGAGGTCCTCACCGGGTTTCGCGTCAACCCGGGTGGCTACTGGGCGCTGCAGGCGGACGAAGGCGAAACGTACACGCCCGACCTGTTCACCTACGGCAAGGTCATCGGCGGTGGCCTCCCGGTCGCCGCACTCGGCGGCCGGGCCGACGTGATGGACTTCCTGGCCCCGGCGGGGCCGGTCTACCAGGCCGGCACGCTCTCGGGCAACCCGGTGGCCGTGGCCGCCGGCATCGCCACCCTCACCGCGGCCGACGCCGCCGTGTACTCCCGGCTCGACGACACCGCCGAGCTGCTCTCCGAGGCCGTTTCCAGTGCGCTCTTCGCCGAGGGCGTGGCACATAGCGTGCAGCATGCCGGCAACCTGTTCAGCTTCGTCTTCGGCCAGGAGGCCGCCGTCACGCCGCCGCGCAGCTACGCCGAGGTGCAGCGCCAGGAGGCATACCGCTACGCGCCGTTCTTCCACTCGATGCTCGACCAGGGTGTCTCCCTGCCGCCGTCGGTGTTCGAGGCCTGGTTCGTGTCGGCCGCGCACGACGGCGACGCGATCGGGCGCACCCTGGAGGCCCTGCCGGCCGCCGCGAAGGCCGCAGCCGAGGCCCGTCCGACCGCCTAG
- a CDS encoding uroporphyrinogen-III synthase, whose protein sequence is MSGTRHNPDKPLAGWRVLVPRGGPWGDQVAANLRSRGALPVVAPMINFAPTDDAPALETALAKLAAGEFDWMTVTSATTVDVLSSHRAVVAPGTRIAAVGETTAAALVAAGYHVDIVPSEDNSAKGLLEDWEAATHGVIPLRVLTLRSEIAKPLLTEGLRRIGHEVESVVAYRTVGVPVSDRVVADVKAGRVHAVLVTSGSVAQQVQEQLGPIPETTLIACIGPRTAKDAAAIGLRVDVVADERSAESLIEALVRLAPRDL, encoded by the coding sequence GTGAGCGGCACCCGGCACAACCCCGACAAGCCCCTGGCCGGCTGGCGCGTCCTCGTGCCGCGCGGTGGGCCCTGGGGCGACCAGGTCGCCGCCAACCTGCGTTCCCGCGGCGCCCTCCCCGTCGTGGCGCCGATGATCAACTTCGCGCCCACCGACGACGCGCCGGCTCTCGAGACCGCGCTCGCCAAGCTCGCTGCCGGTGAGTTCGACTGGATGACCGTCACCAGCGCCACCACCGTCGACGTGCTCTCGTCGCACAGGGCCGTCGTGGCGCCCGGCACCCGCATCGCCGCGGTGGGGGAGACCACCGCCGCCGCGCTCGTGGCCGCCGGCTACCACGTCGACATCGTGCCGTCGGAGGACAACTCGGCCAAGGGCCTGCTCGAGGACTGGGAGGCCGCCACCCACGGCGTCATCCCGCTGCGCGTGCTCACCCTGCGCTCCGAGATCGCCAAGCCGCTGCTCACCGAGGGCCTGCGCCGTATCGGCCACGAGGTCGAATCGGTCGTGGCCTACCGCACCGTGGGCGTGCCGGTTTCCGACCGGGTCGTCGCCGACGTCAAGGCCGGCCGGGTGCACGCCGTGCTGGTCACCAGCGGCAGCGTCGCCCAGCAGGTGCAGGAGCAGCTCGGCCCCATTCCCGAGACCACCCTGATCGCCTGCATCGGCCCGCGCACGGCCAAGGACGCGGCGGCCATCGGCCTGCGGGTCGACGTGGTCGCCGACGAGCGCAGCGCCGAGTCCCTCATCGAGGCCCTCGTGCGCCTCGCCCCCCGCGACCTCTAA
- a CDS encoding alpha/beta hydrolase: MTLSLAVLCGAGVATAVWIVLVKVIDVFGMSPGRVSFLWFAATCAAIAVAVANLWRSRARRKIGAAVAVIVFLVAGVLAINSSFGLNRTVGSLFGVVTEATIRLPSPSGAAPAGPLYRSWVAPPGLPAAGTTGSQVIPNTLSGFTSRPAGIYLPPAALVADAPALPLVILLMGQPGNPDPSFIAATLDRDAALHGGLAPIVIVADQLGDPDQDPLCLDTPNYGNAETFLTKDVVNWAKANLNIIKDPRYWTIAGYSNGGQCAISLAAKHPDLFSNVVDISGEEFAGSEIQAATLADVFHGDQAAYDAVKPVNLLAARTFSDTVAVFTVGSNDAEFVEGQKRVAAEAAAAGMTTTYWESPDGGHVLPALTDGLDTAFDVLYPRLGLAPPVG, from the coding sequence GTGACGCTGTCGCTCGCCGTGCTCTGCGGCGCCGGAGTCGCGACGGCCGTGTGGATCGTCCTCGTGAAGGTCATCGACGTCTTCGGGATGTCACCAGGTCGGGTCAGCTTCCTGTGGTTTGCGGCGACCTGCGCGGCGATCGCCGTCGCGGTCGCCAACCTCTGGCGCTCGCGCGCGCGTCGCAAGATCGGCGCGGCGGTCGCCGTGATCGTCTTCCTCGTCGCGGGAGTACTGGCCATCAACTCGAGCTTCGGACTCAACCGCACTGTCGGCTCCCTGTTCGGGGTGGTGACCGAAGCGACCATCCGTCTCCCGTCGCCCAGCGGCGCGGCACCAGCCGGCCCCCTGTATCGCAGCTGGGTCGCACCGCCCGGCCTGCCGGCGGCAGGCACGACCGGGAGCCAGGTCATTCCGAACACCCTGTCGGGCTTCACCTCGAGGCCCGCCGGAATCTACCTGCCACCTGCCGCTCTCGTGGCGGATGCTCCGGCGCTGCCGCTGGTGATCCTCTTGATGGGTCAGCCGGGAAACCCCGATCCGTCCTTCATCGCGGCCACCCTTGACCGGGACGCCGCTCTGCACGGCGGTCTCGCTCCTATCGTCATCGTCGCCGACCAGCTCGGCGACCCGGACCAGGATCCCCTCTGCCTGGACACCCCCAACTACGGCAACGCTGAGACCTTCCTGACCAAGGACGTGGTCAACTGGGCCAAGGCCAACCTGAACATCATCAAGGACCCCCGCTACTGGACCATAGCCGGGTACTCCAACGGTGGTCAGTGCGCCATTTCCCTGGCCGCCAAGCACCCGGATCTGTTCTCCAATGTGGTGGACATCTCCGGGGAGGAATTCGCCGGATCGGAGATCCAGGCAGCCACCCTCGCGGACGTCTTCCACGGCGACCAGGCGGCGTACGACGCCGTGAAGCCGGTCAACCTGCTCGCCGCGCGCACGTTCTCCGACACTGTCGCCGTCTTCACTGTGGGATCGAACGATGCGGAGTTCGTGGAGGGGCAGAAGCGGGTCGCGGCCGAGGCTGCCGCAGCGGGTATGACGACGACGTATTGGGAGTCGCCGGACGGAGGGCATGTGCTCCCCGCTCTGACCGACGGGCTCGACACGGCCTTCGACGTGCTGTACCCGCGCCTCGGCCTGGCGCCACCTGTCGGCTGA
- the hemB gene encoding porphobilinogen synthase, with protein MNPVIRPRRLRSTPALRRLASETRVHPAELVLPLFVREGNESTPISSMPGIVQHSIDGARRAVAEAAAAGIGGVMLFGVPAVRDATGTGATDPDGILNAATRAVVAEVGDALVVQTDLCLDEFTDHGHCGVLAADGSVDNDATLLRYNDMALAQAQAGSALLGLSGMMDGQVASVRATLDAAGYADTAVLAYSAKYASAYYGPFREAVQSTLVGDRRTYQLDPANRREGVREARIDIDEGADVVMVKPAGSYLDVLAEVAAMSSVPVWAYQVSGEYAMIEAAAAQGWIDRRRAIEESVLSIRRAGADAILTYWAVELAAWLTETDAR; from the coding sequence ATAAACCCCGTCATCCGCCCGCGACGACTGCGCAGCACCCCCGCACTCCGCCGCCTGGCCAGCGAAACCCGTGTCCACCCCGCCGAGCTGGTGTTGCCGCTCTTCGTGCGTGAGGGCAACGAATCCACCCCGATCTCCTCGATGCCCGGCATCGTGCAGCACAGCATCGACGGCGCCCGCCGCGCCGTGGCCGAAGCCGCCGCGGCCGGCATCGGCGGGGTGATGCTCTTCGGCGTGCCCGCGGTGCGCGACGCCACCGGCACCGGAGCCACCGACCCCGACGGCATTCTCAACGCCGCCACGCGCGCCGTCGTCGCCGAGGTGGGCGACGCCCTCGTGGTGCAGACCGACCTGTGCTTGGACGAGTTCACCGATCACGGCCACTGCGGCGTGCTTGCCGCCGACGGCTCCGTCGACAACGACGCTACACTGCTGCGTTACAACGACATGGCCCTCGCCCAGGCCCAGGCCGGCTCGGCCCTGCTCGGCCTGTCCGGCATGATGGACGGCCAGGTCGCCTCCGTGCGCGCCACCCTCGACGCCGCCGGCTACGCCGACACCGCCGTGCTCGCCTACTCGGCCAAGTACGCCTCCGCCTACTACGGCCCGTTCCGGGAAGCCGTTCAGTCCACCCTGGTCGGCGACCGCCGCACGTACCAGCTCGACCCCGCCAACCGCCGCGAGGGCGTGCGCGAGGCGCGCATCGACATCGACGAGGGTGCCGACGTCGTCATGGTCAAGCCAGCCGGCAGCTACCTCGACGTGCTCGCCGAGGTCGCCGCCATGAGCTCGGTTCCCGTCTGGGCCTACCAGGTCTCCGGCGAGTACGCCATGATCGAAGCAGCCGCCGCGCAGGGCTGGATCGACCGCCGCCGCGCCATCGAGGAGTCGGTGCTCAGCATCCGCCGCGCCGGAGCCGACGCGATTCTCACCTACTGGGCGGTCGAACTCGCCGCCTGGCTCACCGAAACGGATGCCCGATGA